GCGTTTGCGGCGATGGAGTCCAGGTTTCTGACTTCATCGGGTATTTTGTTGGGCTCTTACAAACACCTTGATGAGAGTGAGAAAACTGCACTCAAAATTGAGCTGATGAGCGAGGAAGCACTGAAGACGTCGGAGATAGAAGGGGAATACCTGAATAGGGAGAGTCTGCAATCCTCGATTCGGCATCAGTTTGGGCTGCCGACGGAGCATGGCCGGATTCCTCCGGCGGAGCAGGGCGTCGCGGAAATGACGGTCAATCTTTACGAAACCTGGAAGAAGGCGCTGTCTAACAAAGTTCTGTTTAAATGGCATTCCCTGCTTATGAGCGGCCGACGTGATATTGTTGATGCAGGCTGTTATCGGACATCCGGCGATCCAATGCAGGTGGTGTCCGGTCACGTTGGTAAACGTAAGGTGCATTTTGAGGCTCCGCCATCGGATCGGATGCAGCCGGAGATGAATGGTTTCATACAGTGGTTCAACCAAACTGCACCAAACGGTGAGCAGCCGTTGTCTGCCTTGATTCGGTCGGGTATCGCTCATCTCTATTTTGTGAGCATTCATCCGTTTGAAGACGGCAATGGCCGGGTTGGCCGCGCCATATCCGAGAAAGCCCTTTCGCAGAACCTAGGGCAGCCAACGTTGATCGCATTGGCACGAACTATCGAAGCCAAACGAAAAGATTACTATGCGGCGTTGGAGCGTGCGAATCGGAAGCTGGAAGTTACTGAGTGGCTTCATTATTTCGCTGAGACCATTTTGGAGGCGCAGGCTTACACGATCCGGTGCGTTGATTTTCTCATCGAGAAGGCTCGTTTCTTTGATCGCTTGGGTGATCAATTGAACGCCCGTCAGCATAAGGTTCTCGTTCGTATGTTTGCCGAGGGGTTGGAAGGGTTTAAAGGCGGCTTAAGTGCCGAAAACTACATCAGCATTGCCAAGACCTCCGCATCGACCGCGACACGTGATCTTAAGGATTTGGTGGAGAAGGGCGCGCTATCCCGCACCGGCGAACTCAAACACACCCGATATCATCTGAACATGCAGAGTTTCCAATCTTAACTATGGGTATGACGCCCAAGTTCGGCATCACACCTGTTGGCAAGCATGTCAACCCGGCTGGAATCATGAGTGGTCAAGTAATGTTGGCATGTTAAAGGAAAAAGCGCCGGAGGTAGTTCCCTGAGCCGGAGGTTATCGATTTTGCCAGTTTATTCTGGGCTCCGGCCAAGGAGAGGCGGGCTTCCACCTCCCCGGCAAGAAGGAATTTATTAGGCAGGGTGCCGAGAATGGTTTCAAGTTCCTTTGACTGACGTGACAGGACGACGGCTGCCGCGACGAAGAATACCTCCTCCATCTGAATATCTACGACCTACCTCATCTGGCAACGCGACGGGATCTCTGAGCCGCACTTCCGTGAACAACCTTTTTTTGTGGCTTGACGGCAGAGCGAGCGCAAATAAATGACACAGTGTATCCGTTCAGGTGTGACATTTTTTCACGCGCTATCTCGTTCGTTTTTTCAAGAAATGGCGATTTCATTTGGAAAAACAACCAATCCTCCGTTGGCACATTTTTTGATAATGGGCGGTTGAAGCCATTGGGCGCACTTCCGCGATGGGCGCGGGAGTGGAAACGAAAGGAATACAGATCATGTACTGGAACGATTCAAGATCATGGAGCCCGTTCGAAGAGCTTCGCGGCCTTCAACGGGAAATGAACCGTCTGTTCGACGGATACGATGGCGGGACTGCCATGTCCCGCTTCCCGGCACTCAACGTGTGGGGCAATGCCGACAGCGCCGTCGTCACGGCCGAGCTGCCTGGACTGGAAACGAAAGACCTCGACCTGAGCGTGGTCAACAACCAGCTCACGATCAAGGGCGAGCGCAAGGGCGACAAGCCGGCGGAGGATGCGGTCTGCCACCGTAGCGAGCGCGACACCGGTAAGTTCGTGCGCACCGTGCGCCTCCCCTTCGCGGTCGAGAACGACAAGGTGACCGCCAACTATGAAAACGGGGTGCTGACGGTGGTGATGCCTCGGCACGAGGCCACCAAACCCAAGCGCATTGAAATCAAAACATCCTAAGGAGGTATGCATCATGAAAGACAACAAGGAAAAAGCCCTCGAAAAGATGGATCGCAACGAACTTGAACCCACGCGAGACGCCAAGGTGTTTGTCCCCGCAACGGACATCTACGAAAAGGATGATGCCATCCTTGTCCGCTGCGACATGCCCGGCGTAGCGCAGGATCAGGTCGATATCCGGCTCGACAACACCGAGCTGGAAATCACCGGAACCCAGGCTGCCGCCAAGCCCGATGGGGTGGACCTGCTGACGGGGGAATACCAAACCGGCGTCTTCCGCCGCAAGTTCAACGTGCCGCAACTGATCGACCGCGACAAAATCCGCGCCCGGTTGCACAACGGGGTGCTCGATATCGAGCTGCCCAAGGCCGAACAGGCCAAGCCGCGCAAGATAGAAATCTCAACCGGAGGATAATGCAAGGAGGTGTGTTGATATGAAAGACAAGTTGGTTCCTTGGAAAAAGCGCGACGAACATCCGTTCGACTTGCTCCACCGGGAGATCAATGACCTGTTCGATGTCTACTACCACGGATTTGGAGGCCGTGCCCGTCGGTTCGCGGGGGATACCGGCTACGAAGTCTCGGAAACCGATGATGAAATCCGCGTCAAGGCCGAGCTTCCGGGGATGGAAGAGAAGGATATTGAAGTCACGATCGATGAAGAAGTCCTGACCATCCGCGGTGAACGCCAGGAACAGCACGAGGAAAAAAAGCGGAACTACCGGGTCTCTGAAATGAGCCACGGCAGTTTCTTCCGCTCCTTTCCGCTACGGGTGGCGATCGACCGCAACAAGGTCAAGGCCAAGTTCAAGCGCGGCGTGCTCACACTGACGTTGCCGAAGACGGAACAGGCCAAGACCGCGAGCAAGCGTATTCCCATCAGTACCGATTAACACATGGGACGGGCGGGGCTCGCACGCCCCGCCCTCGGATCAAACCATTGGAGATGAAGGACAATGACAATGCTGTTGGCAAGATTGGTTCACTATGGATTCGGCCTCTACAATCTGGGGTTGCTGGCCTATGTGCTCTGCACGTGGTTCGCGCATCCCGCGGCCGATGGCCTGCGGTCGTGGCTTTCCCGCTGGTACGAACCGCTCCTTGCACCGATCCGGCGGTGGATCCCCTCCCCGCAGTTCGGATGCACGGCCGTGGACTTGAGCCCACTTGTGCTCTATATCGGGTTGGGCTTGCTCAAGTCCGCCATCCTGTCGCTGTTGGTGCCGCCATTCTAGAAACAAGGTTGGAACGATGGCCGTGCCTCGCTTAATATTCCTCCCGGCACGCAGCCCGGCCGCAAGTTCCGGCTTTGCGGAAAGGGACTCAGCAAGCCCGGCGGCGGACGGGGCGATGTCTACGCGGTGGTGAAGATCGTCGTGCCCCGCAATCCATCCGCCGAGGAAAAGAAGCTCTACAAAAAGCTTGCCGATCTCGCCAATGAAAAGCGGAATTAGTTTTTCTTCAAAGCCACCTTGCGCGGCAGAAGCAGGCTGAAGGTGGCTCCTTCGCCGGGATTGCTTTCCACCTGCACGGTGCCGCCGTGCGCCTCGGCGATGGCGCGCACCATGCTCAGTCCCAGCCCGAGCCCCGGCGTGCCGCGGCTGGGTTCGGCGCGGTAGAGCCGGTTCCAGATCTTTTCCATATCCTCTTCGCCGATGCCGCACCCCTGGTCTGAAACCCGAAGCACCACGTCCTGTTCGGACGAGCTTCCGCCAAGGGTCACCGTGGTGTTGGGGCCGCTGTATTTCAGGGCGTTGTCGACGAGGTTGGCCAGGCATTGGCGCAACCGCATCCGGTCGGCTTCGACGGTCAGGTAGGTCGGCACCTCGTTGCGCAATGCAATGTTCCGTTCCTCCGCCACGATGGCGTAGAGTTCGGTCACTTCGTCCGCCAGCTCGCGCAGGGCGCAGGATTCCGGCGCGAGCGCCATGCCGCCCGACCGGGCTTCGGCCAGATCCATCAGGGCGTTGAGCAGCTGCAGGATGCGTTCGGATTCCTCCATGCAGTCGGCCAGCGCCTCGCGTTGCACCCGCAGGTCGGGTTCGGCCTGCAGGGCGTGTTCGGCCGAGTTGCGCAGGTGGGTCATCGGGGTGCGCAGATCGTGGGCGACATGGTCGAGGGCTTCGCGCGAGCCTTCCACCAGTTTTTCATTCTGGTCGAGCACCTTGTTGAAGAGGGCTCCCAAAACCGCCAATTCGCCGCGTTGCCTTTGTTCCGGGACGCGCCGCTTCTGGTCGCCGGTGTCCACGATATGCTCGGCGGTATCCACCAATGCGCGCAAGGGGGAGAGCGCGCTGCGCGAAATCAGCCAACCGCCCAGCAGACTGACCAGCAGGGCGGGAAGCAGAATGCGAAGTCCGGTGCGCCGCAGGTGCGCCATGACGACCCGGCCGGTCGCATTGCTATGGCCGACCTGCAAATAGAATCCTCCGCTGAGCGGCTGCGTCCCGACCATCCAACTGCCCTCGGCTTCTTCCTGGGCGAGCATGTCCCAGCGCGATTTGCCGTGGATGTCGCCGGCCTTCCGCATCTTCTGGTCGAGCAGGTTCCAAAGGGGGTGCGAGACGGTGATGAAGCGAACCTGGTTGTAGCGGTCGACGATGCGGACAAATACCGGTTCAGTCTGGGTGACCGGTTGGCTGAAATAGTTAGCCAGCGCCGGTTCTCCGCCGTGCCGGTAGAGCGTGCTGAATTTTTCAACCTGCGCCTGGATCACATCGCGATCACGTTGTTGCATAATGCGGTCGACCCGTTGGTAGATCACGGTGAAAAGCACGGTGAACGATACGGCGAGAAAGACGGTGTAGAGCAGTGCGAGCCGGAAGGCGAGGGGCGAACGGCGCGGTTTAGTCGGCCTTGAGGACATAGCCAACCCCCCGTACGGTCTGGATCATCTTTTGATCGAACTGCTTGTCGATCCGGTTGCGCAGGCGGCAGACCAGCACATCCACCACATTGGTCTGCGGGTCGAAGCTATAGTCGTAGACATGTTCCAGGATGGCGGTTTTGGTGACGACCCGCCCGGGGTTGCGCATGAGGTATTCGAGCAGGGCGAACTCGCGCGGCTGGAGTTCAATCGGTTCCCCGTCGCGCTCGGCCGTGCGGTCGGTCAGGTTGAGCCGGAGATCGCCGACCCGCAGGATCGTGGCCTGCGGAGTTCGCTGCGCCCGGCGCAACAGGGTTTGGATGCGTACCAGCAGCTCGGAAAAGGAAAAGGGTTTCACCATATAGTCGTCGCCCCCGGCCTGCAGGCCGCGGATGCGGTCGTCCACCGAGCGCTTGGCGCTGAGAATGATGACCGGGGTGTCGGTGCCTTCCGCACGCATGCGCTCGATCATGCCGAGCCCATCGAGCTTTGGCAGCATCAGGTCGGCCACGATGGCGTCGTATACATCCTGCCGGGTCATCGAAAGTCCCGCCTCGCCATCCTCCGCCACATCGGCGGCATAGCCCACCTCCCGGAATCCCTTTTCCAGAAAGGACGAAATCTTCGGATCGTCTTCGATAATCAACATTCGCATGGCTTGAGCTAATCGGGATGGCCGAGCCTTGTCAACCGGGAAAACATTACCGCGTTGTAATGTTTCCGAAAGGTTGCCGCAATGTTCACGGGGTTGCATGTCCGCAGCAAATGGAGAAACCAGGCAAGTCGCTTAAATGGATCGTGGAACCATGGGTCGTTCAGTTCCTGTGCGGGCTCCCGGACGGCAGCACGATGCCGCCTAGCCAAAATGTATTAACCAACAAGGAGAAGAGCATATGATCAAAGCTGTTGATTTGGTCAAGGACTTCGGGAAACGGCGCGCAGTCGATGGCGTGTCGTTCGAAGTCGAGAAGGGAACCGTGCTGGGTTTCCTGGGGCCGAACGGCGCCGGGAAGACCACCACGATCCGCATGGTGGCTGGATTCCTTCCGCCCACCGAAGGCAATGTGTTCGTCAAGGGCATCAATGTGGCCAGCGATCCCGTCGCCGCCCAGAAAAGCATCGGCTACATGCCCGAAACCACGCCGCTCTACGAGGACATGACCGTATCCGGTTTCCTACGCTTCCTCGCCGAGGTGCGCGGATTCAGCGGAACCGAGCGCAACAGCCGGGTCGAGCGCGCCATCGAACGCTGCTTCCTGCATCCGGTGCGCAACCAAACGATCGACACCCTGTCGAAGGGCTACCGGCAGCGCACCTGCCTTGCGCAGACGCTGCTGCACGATCCCGACATCCTGCTGCTCGATGAGCCGACCGAGGGGCTCGACCCCAACCAGAAACAGGTGGTGCGCGACATGATCAAGGAGATGGCTTCCGAGCGCGTCGTGATGCTTTCGACCCACGTGCTCGAGGAGGTCGAAGCCATTTGCACCCGCGCCATTATCATCAGCGCCGGAAAGGTCGTGGCCGACGATACCCCCGCCGCGCTCAAGGCGCGCAGTCCCAAATACAACGCCGTCACCCTCACCGCCGAAGGCGAGGGCATTGCCGACAAGCTCGGCAAGCTGCCGGGCGTCAAGGAAGTCCATGCGCTGGAGGATGGCAAGATTGTCGCGTTCCCCAAGGCCGGCAAGTCCATTGCCGCCGACGTGCTCGGAACCGCCCAGCAAAACCAATGGAAGGTTTCCGATATCAAGGTCGATGAAGGCCGGTTGGACGATGTCTTCCGCCAGATCACCAGCACCGAAGATTCCAAGAAAAAGGAGGTGGCCTGATGAACGAATCAACCTCCCATGTTCTCGCCATCGCCAAGCGTGAATGGCGCGCCTATTTCGACTCGCCGGTGGCCTATGTCTTCATCATCATTTTCCTGATGCTGGCCGGGTTCTTCACCTTCTCGCTTGCGCAATTCTTCGAGGCGGGGCAGGCGAGCCTGAACGGCTTCTTCACGTGGCATCCGTGGCTCTACATGATCCTCGTGCCCGCCGTGGCCATGCGCCTCTGGGCGGAGGAGCGGCGGTCGGGCACCATCGAGCTGCTCTTCACGGTATCCGTCACGCCGCTGCAGGCGCTGCTCGGCAAGTTTGCCGCCGCGTGGCTCTTCATGCTGTTGGCGCTGACACTCACCTTGCCGGTTCCGATGACCGCCGCCTACCTCGGCTCGCCCGACATGGGTTCCATTGTTTCCGGCTACATCGGCAGCGGCCTGTTGGCCGGTGCCTATGTCGCCGCCGGCATGTTCACTTCCGCCCTAACGCGCAACCAGGTGATCAGCTTCATCCTGGCCGTGGTGATTGGCCTGTTCCTGATCCTGGCAGGCTACCCGCCGGTGACTGATCTCCTGGCGCGTTGGGCACCCATGTGGCTGGTCGACGGCGTCGCCTCGTTCAGCTTCATGCCGCACTACGAAGCCTTGCAACGCGGGGTCATCGACCTGCGCGACCTCGTCTACTTTGCATCGGTGATGGTCTTCATGCTCTTCGCCACGCAGGTTGTTCTGAAAAACAAAGTCGGCAGGTAGGGGGTGGCCACGAAGGAACGCAAAGAAAACAAAGACCCTTCTTTTGCGGTCTCTGCGCTCTCTTGTGGCAAATAATTCCAGAAAGGATTTTAGACATGAACCAGATGAAAAAAATGACCGGCCTGGCGGGCGTGCTGCTTTTGCTGGGCATATTGATCGCCTTCAACGCGGTGCTGCGCCCGATACGGATGCGCGCCGACGTGACGGAGGACAAGCTCTACACGCTCTCCGAGGGAACCAAGCTGCTGCTGGGCGAGCTGGAGCGCGATGTGACGCTGAAGTTTTACTTTTCCAAGAGCAACGACCGCCTGCCGGTGCCGATGAAAAATTTTGCGGCGCGCGTGCGCGACCTGCTCAAGGAATACGAGTCGCGCTCCGGCGGCTACCTCGTGCTCGAGGAATACGACCCGAAGCCCGACTCCGACGAGGAAGAGTGGGCGCAACGCTACGGCCTGCAATCGCAGGCGCTCGATATGTTCGGTATGGGGGGCGGGCTCTATTTCGGCATCGTCGCCGTTTCCGGCAACCGCGAGGCGGCCATCCCGATGCTCGCGCAGAGCGCCGAGCCGCGGTTGGAATATTTGCTGACCCGCATGGTTTCCGAAGTGTCTACGGAAAAGTCCGCCAAGGTCGGAATCATGAGTGCGCTTCCGGTGAACGGTTCCATGCCGTCGAATCCCTACATGATGCAGCAGGCCGGCGGTTCGCGAAAGTGGGCGGTTGTTTCCGAAATCGAGCGGCAGTACGAGGTGGAGGGAATCGATATGACGGCCACCAACATTGCTTCGGACATCGATACGCTAATAGTCATCCACCCGGCGGACATCTCCGACGACGCGCTCTATGCCATCGACCAGTTCGTGCTGCGTGGCGGCCGTCTGCTGGCCTTCACCGACCCGATGAGCATCACCGCCCAGGAGAGCGCCAATCCGCAGCAGATGCAGATGGGTATGCCGCCCCCGCAAGGGGCATCCGATCTCAACCGCTTGACCTCCGCCTGGGGCATCGAAATGACGCCCGGTCAACTGGCGGCCGACGAGTCGGCGGCGAGCCTGCTCAATGCCGGCGGCGGACGTGCCCAGCGCAACGCCACCTGGCTGTCGTTGCGCACTGCGCACATCAACCGCGACGATATTGCCACCGGTTCCCTCAACGAAATGATGATGCCGTTCGCCGGGGCGTTCGCGGTGTCCGCCAGCAATGGGGTTGACGTGGCCGAACTCGTCTTTACCGCAGACGACGGCTTCACCGCCGGCACCATGGCCGCCCGCTCGGGACGCGTTGATATTCCGTCGGCCAAAAAGCGCGTGCCGCTGGCGTTGCGGGTAACCGGCTCGTTCAAGACGGCGTTCCCGGATCGGGACGGCGGTCTCAAGCAGGCCGAAAAGCCCGGTGTTGTGATTCTCGTTTCGGATGTCGATATGCTGGCCGACCGCATTGCGACCGACAGCATGAACTTCATGGGGCAGACCATTGTGCAACCGCGCAACGACAACCTGACGTTCGCCGTCAACATGGTTGAACAGCTGTGCGGCAGCGAGGCGCTCATCGGCCTGCGCAGCCGTAATTCGTTCGACCGGCCGTTCGACCGGGTGATCCAAATGGAAAAGGAGGCCGCCTTCAAATGGCAGGCCGAGGAGCAGCGGCTGAATGCCGAGCTGCAAGCCACGCAGGCCAAGCTGTCGCAGCTCCAGCAGACGCGCGACGACGGCCAGCAAATGTTCCTCAGCCCGGAGCAGGAGGCCGAGCTCAAGAAGTTCCGCGAACAGGTTTTCCAGACCCAGCAGTCGCTTAAGGAGGTGCGCAAGAACCTGCGGCGCGATATCGAAATGCTGGGTGTGCGCCTGAAGGCCATGAACATTGTCGGCATCCCGATCCTCGTCGCCATCTTTGGCATTGCACGCGGACTCTGGCTCAAGAAAACGAGGTAAATGAAGAATGTAGATTTCAGAATGTAGAATGATGGAACTCAGGCGGCGTTGGCCTTTCCAACAGAAGCTGTCGCAGACCAACCATTCTTCATTCTTCATTCTGAAATCTTAATTAGGAGAGTTTGATCATGACTTCAAAGAAACTAATCGGAATGGTGATTGCGCTGGCGGTGCTGGCGGGGATTGCCCTCATGCAGAACAAGGGCGGAAACAAGCACCGGGCGGACATGGATAAAACCGCGGCAACCCTATTGCAGGGTCTGGATCTCAACACCGTTGACGGCGTTGCCATCGCGGAGGGATCGGACTCGGTGGAGTTGGTGAAGCAGGACGGGAAGTGGGTGGTTGGCTCGTTGTTCAACTATCCCGCCGACTTCAAGAAGCTGGCCGATGCCCTGCGTGCGGCCTCGGAAGTGACGATGGGCAGCCCGGTTCGCTCGGCGAATGTGGATGCCGCAGAGTTCGGGCTGGATAAGGCCAAGTCGATTGTGCTGAAGACCGGCGGCAACGACGCGGTCAAGCTGGCAGTCGGCGCGCGTCGGGAGGCCTCCAATACGGCAGGCTGGGCGAACCAGCACTTTGTCCAGAAGGGCGGGGCGGACGA
This DNA window, taken from Pontiella desulfatans, encodes the following:
- a CDS encoding Fic family protein, giving the protein MKWNWELPDWPNFEYDKSAFAAMESRFLTSSGILLGSYKHLDESEKTALKIELMSEEALKTSEIEGEYLNRESLQSSIRHQFGLPTEHGRIPPAEQGVAEMTVNLYETWKKALSNKVLFKWHSLLMSGRRDIVDAGCYRTSGDPMQVVSGHVGKRKVHFEAPPSDRMQPEMNGFIQWFNQTAPNGEQPLSALIRSGIAHLYFVSIHPFEDGNGRVGRAISEKALSQNLGQPTLIALARTIEAKRKDYYAALERANRKLEVTEWLHYFAETILEAQAYTIRCVDFLIEKARFFDRLGDQLNARQHKVLVRMFAEGLEGFKGGLSAENYISIAKTSASTATRDLKDLVEKGALSRTGELKHTRYHLNMQSFQS
- a CDS encoding type II toxin-antitoxin system HipA family toxin; translation: MEEVFFVAAAVVLSRQSKELETILGTLPNKFLLAGEVEARLSLAGAQNKLAKSITSGSGNYLRRFFL
- a CDS encoding Hsp20/alpha crystallin family protein; protein product: MYWNDSRSWSPFEELRGLQREMNRLFDGYDGGTAMSRFPALNVWGNADSAVVTAELPGLETKDLDLSVVNNQLTIKGERKGDKPAEDAVCHRSERDTGKFVRTVRLPFAVENDKVTANYENGVLTVVMPRHEATKPKRIEIKTS
- a CDS encoding Hsp20/alpha crystallin family protein, giving the protein MKDNKEKALEKMDRNELEPTRDAKVFVPATDIYEKDDAILVRCDMPGVAQDQVDIRLDNTELEITGTQAAAKPDGVDLLTGEYQTGVFRRKFNVPQLIDRDKIRARLHNGVLDIELPKAEQAKPRKIEISTGG
- a CDS encoding Hsp20/alpha crystallin family protein, which codes for MKDKLVPWKKRDEHPFDLLHREINDLFDVYYHGFGGRARRFAGDTGYEVSETDDEIRVKAELPGMEEKDIEVTIDEEVLTIRGERQEQHEEKKRNYRVSEMSHGSFFRSFPLRVAIDRNKVKAKFKRGVLTLTLPKTEQAKTASKRIPISTD
- a CDS encoding YggT family protein, with translation MTMLLARLVHYGFGLYNLGLLAYVLCTWFAHPAADGLRSWLSRWYEPLLAPIRRWIPSPQFGCTAVDLSPLVLYIGLGLLKSAILSLLVPPF
- a CDS encoding sensor histidine kinase is translated as MSSRPTKPRRSPLAFRLALLYTVFLAVSFTVLFTVIYQRVDRIMQQRDRDVIQAQVEKFSTLYRHGGEPALANYFSQPVTQTEPVFVRIVDRYNQVRFITVSHPLWNLLDQKMRKAGDIHGKSRWDMLAQEEAEGSWMVGTQPLSGGFYLQVGHSNATGRVVMAHLRRTGLRILLPALLVSLLGGWLISRSALSPLRALVDTAEHIVDTGDQKRRVPEQRQRGELAVLGALFNKVLDQNEKLVEGSREALDHVAHDLRTPMTHLRNSAEHALQAEPDLRVQREALADCMEESERILQLLNALMDLAEARSGGMALAPESCALRELADEVTELYAIVAEERNIALRNEVPTYLTVEADRMRLRQCLANLVDNALKYSGPNTTVTLGGSSSEQDVVLRVSDQGCGIGEEDMEKIWNRLYRAEPSRGTPGLGLGLSMVRAIAEAHGGTVQVESNPGEGATFSLLLPRKVALKKN
- a CDS encoding winged helix-turn-helix domain-containing protein; protein product: MRMLIIEDDPKISSFLEKGFREVGYAADVAEDGEAGLSMTRQDVYDAIVADLMLPKLDGLGMIERMRAEGTDTPVIILSAKRSVDDRIRGLQAGGDDYMVKPFSFSELLVRIQTLLRRAQRTPQATILRVGDLRLNLTDRTAERDGEPIELQPREFALLEYLMRNPGRVVTKTAILEHVYDYSFDPQTNVVDVLVCRLRNRIDKQFDQKMIQTVRGVGYVLKAD
- a CDS encoding ABC transporter ATP-binding protein, coding for MIKAVDLVKDFGKRRAVDGVSFEVEKGTVLGFLGPNGAGKTTTIRMVAGFLPPTEGNVFVKGINVASDPVAAQKSIGYMPETTPLYEDMTVSGFLRFLAEVRGFSGTERNSRVERAIERCFLHPVRNQTIDTLSKGYRQRTCLAQTLLHDPDILLLDEPTEGLDPNQKQVVRDMIKEMASERVVMLSTHVLEEVEAICTRAIIISAGKVVADDTPAALKARSPKYNAVTLTAEGEGIADKLGKLPGVKEVHALEDGKIVAFPKAGKSIAADVLGTAQQNQWKVSDIKVDEGRLDDVFRQITSTEDSKKKEVA
- a CDS encoding ABC transporter permease gives rise to the protein MNESTSHVLAIAKREWRAYFDSPVAYVFIIIFLMLAGFFTFSLAQFFEAGQASLNGFFTWHPWLYMILVPAVAMRLWAEERRSGTIELLFTVSVTPLQALLGKFAAAWLFMLLALTLTLPVPMTAAYLGSPDMGSIVSGYIGSGLLAGAYVAAGMFTSALTRNQVISFILAVVIGLFLILAGYPPVTDLLARWAPMWLVDGVASFSFMPHYEALQRGVIDLRDLVYFASVMVFMLFATQVVLKNKVGR
- a CDS encoding GldG family protein, which translates into the protein MNQMKKMTGLAGVLLLLGILIAFNAVLRPIRMRADVTEDKLYTLSEGTKLLLGELERDVTLKFYFSKSNDRLPVPMKNFAARVRDLLKEYESRSGGYLVLEEYDPKPDSDEEEWAQRYGLQSQALDMFGMGGGLYFGIVAVSGNREAAIPMLAQSAEPRLEYLLTRMVSEVSTEKSAKVGIMSALPVNGSMPSNPYMMQQAGGSRKWAVVSEIERQYEVEGIDMTATNIASDIDTLIVIHPADISDDALYAIDQFVLRGGRLLAFTDPMSITAQESANPQQMQMGMPPPQGASDLNRLTSAWGIEMTPGQLAADESAASLLNAGGGRAQRNATWLSLRTAHINRDDIATGSLNEMMMPFAGAFAVSASNGVDVAELVFTADDGFTAGTMAARSGRVDIPSAKKRVPLALRVTGSFKTAFPDRDGGLKQAEKPGVVILVSDVDMLADRIATDSMNFMGQTIVQPRNDNLTFAVNMVEQLCGSEALIGLRSRNSFDRPFDRVIQMEKEAAFKWQAEEQRLNAELQATQAKLSQLQQTRDDGQQMFLSPEQEAELKKFREQVFQTQQSLKEVRKNLRRDIEMLGVRLKAMNIVGIPILVAIFGIARGLWLKKTR